Proteins encoded together in one Lysinibacillus sp. FSL K6-0232 window:
- a CDS encoding DUF445 domain-containing protein, with protein sequence MDNFLVTLLFMAIIGAAIGGVTNHLAIKMLFRPYKAIYIKNWRVPFTPGLIPKRRDELARQLGLTVVNYLLTPETFRKKFFSKDMQDKLEHLVQTKVEETIFTNDKTIQDWLNLAGFAHMPATIEQKVEAIVEGQFASVKNTLSTKSIRTLLSADIQQTIDAKIPVVVGHILEKGEDYFLSPEGEMTIKAMIDDFLSTKGSLGGMISMFLGDSSSLVGKVQRELIKFLQAPGTTTLLTKIFTQELEKLKDRPAMDFLQDIQFEPLLAKLQVYVKEQLAIAERLNHPISYYWPEGNEWVKRQVIPQAIEKGFSKAEAKLEDVLKRLNLQEVVREQVDSFPVEKLEELVLGISKREFKMITVLGAVLGGLIGIVQGLIVYFI encoded by the coding sequence ATGGATAATTTTCTAGTAACATTACTTTTTATGGCAATTATTGGTGCTGCCATTGGTGGCGTAACCAATCACTTAGCCATTAAAATGCTTTTTCGTCCATATAAAGCAATATATATTAAAAATTGGCGCGTACCATTTACACCGGGCCTTATCCCGAAAAGACGTGATGAATTAGCGAGGCAGCTTGGTTTAACAGTTGTCAATTACTTATTAACACCTGAAACTTTTAGAAAGAAATTTTTCTCCAAGGATATGCAAGATAAGCTTGAGCATCTTGTACAGACAAAGGTGGAAGAAACGATCTTTACAAATGATAAAACAATTCAGGATTGGTTAAACTTAGCTGGGTTTGCGCATATGCCAGCAACGATTGAGCAAAAAGTAGAAGCGATTGTAGAGGGACAATTTGCATCAGTGAAGAATACACTATCTACAAAATCAATTCGCACACTGCTATCTGCTGATATTCAACAAACGATTGATGCTAAAATTCCTGTAGTTGTTGGTCATATTTTAGAGAAGGGTGAGGATTATTTTTTATCACCTGAAGGCGAAATGACAATTAAGGCGATGATTGATGACTTTCTCTCCACAAAAGGCTCTCTTGGCGGCATGATTAGCATGTTTTTAGGAGATTCCTCTTCACTTGTTGGAAAAGTTCAACGGGAGCTTATAAAGTTTTTACAGGCTCCGGGTACAACAACATTGCTAACGAAAATATTTACACAGGAATTGGAAAAGCTAAAAGATCGACCAGCAATGGACTTTTTACAGGATATCCAATTTGAACCGTTATTAGCGAAATTACAAGTCTATGTAAAAGAGCAATTAGCCATTGCAGAGCGTTTAAATCATCCTATTTCCTATTACTGGCCTGAGGGTAATGAGTGGGTAAAGCGCCAAGTTATTCCACAAGCCATTGAAAAGGGCTTTAGTAAGGCAGAAGCAAAGCTAGAGGATGTACTTAAGCGTTTAAATTTACAAGAAGTTGTGCGAGAGCAGGTTGATTCCTTCCCAGTAGAAAAATTAGAGGAGCTTGTATTAGGCATTTCTAAACGTGAATTTAAAATGATTACGGTACTAGGTGCAGTTCTTGGTGGATTGATTGGGATTGTGCAAGGTTTAATCGTTTACTTTATTTAA
- a CDS encoding YheE family protein, which translates to MIQHFSFKPLFENTQLPGWTISFFYERERYTAEYLKDGMIQWTGPIPPNEEHVKKMIHDLMLYHVYD; encoded by the coding sequence ATGATTCAGCATTTTAGCTTTAAACCATTATTTGAAAATACGCAGCTTCCCGGATGGACAATTTCCTTTTTTTATGAGCGAGAACGTTATACAGCAGAATATTTAAAGGATGGTATGATTCAATGGACAGGACCTATTCCACCCAACGAAGAACATGTAAAAAAAATGATTCATGACCTCATGCTATACCATGTTTATGATTAA
- a CDS encoding hemolysin family protein yields MAAFALLIIMTGFFVATEFAIVKVRATRIDQLLAEGHKKAKNAKRVVSDLDEYLSACQLGITITALGLGWLGEPTFEIILHPVFEFLNLSGSITSILSFILAFSLVTFMHVVIGELAPKTLAIQKAEFVTLNFSGALILFHNITYPIIKLLNGSARALTGLFGLKMMSESEVAHTEEELRMILSDSLKGGEINNAEYEYVNSIFEFSDRLAKEIMVPRTEIVGIEKELTIKEVFDLMGVEQYTRYPIIDGDKDHIIGLVNMKHLLTAYIKDPKNGDKPVIDYMQPIIRVMETTQINDLLLKIQRERIHMAILMDEYGGTSGLVTIEDIIEEIVGDIQDEFDEDEVPEVQEIAENHFILDAKMLLENVNDMLGTDIEDDDIDTIGGWFMTKRFDAVEGDSIQEQGYKFIAKELDGHHILYLEVLKLPESDLLNKIDTVID; encoded by the coding sequence TTGGCGGCATTCGCCCTACTTATTATAATGACAGGATTTTTCGTTGCAACTGAATTTGCAATCGTTAAAGTAAGAGCTACCCGCATTGATCAATTGCTCGCAGAAGGGCATAAAAAAGCGAAAAATGCAAAACGTGTTGTTTCAGATTTAGACGAGTACTTATCTGCTTGTCAGCTAGGTATTACAATTACTGCACTTGGTTTAGGTTGGCTTGGTGAACCTACATTTGAAATTATTTTACACCCGGTGTTTGAATTTCTAAATTTAAGTGGTAGTATAACGTCTATCCTTTCATTCATACTTGCATTCTCACTCGTAACGTTTATGCATGTTGTTATTGGGGAGTTGGCGCCAAAAACATTAGCCATCCAAAAAGCAGAATTTGTTACATTAAACTTTTCTGGCGCATTAATTTTATTCCACAATATTACGTATCCCATCATTAAGCTATTAAATGGCTCTGCTCGTGCCTTAACTGGTCTTTTTGGCTTAAAAATGATGTCAGAATCAGAAGTAGCCCATACAGAGGAAGAGCTGCGTATGATTTTATCGGATAGTTTAAAAGGTGGAGAAATCAATAACGCAGAATATGAATATGTGAACAGTATTTTTGAGTTCTCAGATCGTCTTGCAAAGGAAATTATGGTTCCTCGAACTGAAATTGTCGGTATTGAAAAAGAGCTGACAATTAAAGAAGTGTTCGATTTAATGGGTGTTGAGCAGTATACTCGTTATCCAATTATTGATGGTGATAAAGACCATATTATTGGCTTGGTCAATATGAAGCACTTATTAACCGCTTACATTAAAGACCCTAAAAATGGCGATAAACCTGTTATTGATTATATGCAGCCTATTATTCGTGTAATGGAAACAACGCAAATTAACGATTTATTACTAAAAATTCAACGTGAACGTATTCATATGGCTATTTTAATGGATGAATATGGTGGAACATCTGGCTTAGTAACAATCGAAGATATTATCGAGGAAATTGTCGGCGATATTCAAGATGAATTCGATGAAGATGAAGTTCCAGAAGTACAAGAAATTGCAGAAAATCATTTTATTTTAGATGCTAAAATGCTGCTTGAAAATGTAAATGATATGCTTGGTACTGACATAGAAGATGATGATATTGATACGATTGGCGGTTGGTTTATGACAAAGCGCTTTGATGCTGTCGAAGGAGATAGCATTCAGGAGCAGGGTTATAAATTTATTGCCAAAGAATTAGATGGTCACCATATTTTATACTTAGAAGTTCTGAAATTGCCTGAAAGTGATTTATTAAATAAAATTGACACAGTAATTGACTAA
- a CDS encoding cation diffusion facilitator family transporter, producing the protein MELYTNLRQGEKGAWLSIGTYLILSSIKLTIGYTGTSEALKADGLNNTTDIIASIAVLVGLRIAQRPPDSNHQYGHLRAETVASLVASFIMLIVGLQVLINSLQHLWEPTGTTPSLLTAYVAIGSAAVMYVVYRYNLALSKKIKSAAVKAAAFDNRSDALVSIGTAIGIFGAIFGFPIIDSLTALIVAFLIIKTAVEIFWEAVQSLTDAFDIEEVETLSVLIQNVDGVMELLDFKGRAHGNMYFIDVTVTVDPYLNVFESHRITEEIEHTIMRENRFCQVLVHIEPYIEAIPPQNNDKSPTH; encoded by the coding sequence ATGGAGCTTTATACAAATTTACGTCAAGGGGAAAAAGGCGCTTGGTTATCCATTGGTACATATTTAATCTTAAGTTCCATTAAGCTTACAATTGGCTATACTGGGACCTCTGAGGCATTAAAGGCAGATGGGTTAAATAATACTACAGATATTATTGCCTCTATCGCCGTATTGGTTGGCTTACGTATTGCACAAAGACCACCTGATTCCAATCACCAATATGGACATTTACGTGCCGAAACGGTTGCATCTTTAGTAGCATCCTTTATTATGCTTATTGTTGGCCTTCAAGTATTAATTAACTCGTTACAACACCTTTGGGAGCCTACAGGGACAACACCTTCTCTGTTAACAGCCTATGTCGCTATCGGCAGTGCTGCTGTAATGTATGTAGTATATCGCTATAATTTGGCACTCTCTAAGAAAATTAAAAGTGCCGCTGTGAAAGCAGCCGCCTTTGATAATCGTTCAGATGCACTTGTTAGTATTGGTACAGCCATTGGAATTTTTGGCGCAATTTTTGGCTTCCCTATTATTGATTCTTTAACAGCGCTTATTGTTGCTTTTTTAATTATCAAAACAGCTGTTGAAATTTTTTGGGAGGCTGTTCAAAGCCTTACAGATGCCTTTGATATTGAGGAAGTTGAAACATTATCTGTTTTAATTCAAAATGTAGATGGTGTTATGGAGCTTTTAGACTTTAAAGGACGTGCACATGGTAATATGTACTTCATTGATGTAACGGTTACTGTTGACCCTTATTTAAATGTATTTGAAAGTCATCGTATTACAGAGGAAATTGAACATACCATTATGCGTGAAAACCGTTTTTGCCAGGTTCTTGTCCATATTGAACCATATATTGAAGCAATCCCTCCGCAAAACAATGATAAGTCTCCTACCCATTAA
- a CDS encoding effector binding domain-containing protein, whose translation MMQSYCQSCSMPLTTEALLGTEKGGSINKDYCRYCYQEGEFTQPTITIEEMVEICVPYLKDNGMAEKEARHMLVAVLPDLKRWRKNKSSEPKVVERPAFYIMGIAEETSNAQEITAQAKISQLWTDFYQQNIIGQIANRHNATIYGLYSDYATDVNGDYTITLGVEVSNTNEAPAGMVLKTIPAAKYAVFTSQTGTIPEIVIQTWQDIWAWFASAEVERTYTGDFEVYDERCTNPQKAQVDIYIAIK comes from the coding sequence ATGATGCAAAGCTATTGTCAAAGCTGTAGTATGCCATTAACGACTGAGGCATTATTAGGAACTGAAAAAGGAGGCAGTATCAATAAGGATTATTGTCGATATTGCTATCAGGAAGGCGAGTTTACACAGCCAACTATAACAATTGAAGAGATGGTAGAAATTTGTGTACCATATTTAAAGGACAATGGCATGGCTGAAAAGGAAGCACGTCATATGCTAGTAGCTGTGTTGCCAGATTTAAAGCGCTGGAGAAAAAATAAATCATCAGAGCCAAAAGTAGTAGAACGACCTGCATTTTATATTATGGGAATTGCGGAGGAAACAAGTAATGCTCAGGAAATAACAGCACAAGCTAAAATTTCGCAGCTATGGACAGACTTTTATCAGCAAAATATAATTGGTCAAATTGCTAATCGGCATAATGCAACGATTTATGGCTTATATTCAGACTATGCAACAGATGTTAATGGGGATTATACAATTACACTTGGTGTAGAGGTGTCCAATACAAATGAGGCTCCTGCAGGTATGGTATTAAAAACAATACCGGCAGCTAAGTATGCTGTATTCACTTCTCAAACGGGTACAATACCAGAGATTGTTATTCAGACATGGCAAGATATTTGGGCATGGTTTGCAAGCGCTGAAGTAGAGCGAACTTATACTGGCGACTTTGAGGTTTATGATGAACGATGCACAAATCCTCAAAAGGCACAGGTAGATATTTATATTGCGATTAAATAA
- a CDS encoding helix-turn-helix transcriptional regulator yields MKLERLLTMTMILVNRKKIKAQELAELFNVSVRTIYRDIDTLSCAGIPVISQQGVNGGIYLMEGYRMDKQVLTKDELTSLSIAIKSALTGYEDLHAEAVLEKLTSIADDDSKQSMEHLLIDLSPWGPNSLFKKQLTLLKAAIKNGQYVSFSYSTTHGKLTNRFVEPHTLVHKGRVWYLYGYCTLRQDFRLFKLARIKNLQQQLMTFERKEVHLSELPWSTEWHQPENTVNLVISFDRAITTLVEESFGAEHIDHEHAIISIEIPEDEWLYGFLLSFGHRIKIIEPLYLQEIIQQRAQEILHLYKNPNNC; encoded by the coding sequence ATGAAATTAGAACGATTGCTGACAATGACGATGATTTTAGTAAATCGTAAAAAAATTAAGGCACAAGAGTTAGCAGAGCTATTTAATGTATCTGTTCGTACAATCTATCGAGATATTGACACACTTAGTTGTGCGGGGATTCCTGTTATAAGCCAGCAAGGGGTGAATGGTGGTATTTATTTAATGGAGGGCTATCGTATGGATAAGCAAGTTTTAACGAAGGATGAGCTTACATCATTATCGATAGCCATTAAAAGTGCATTGACGGGGTATGAGGATTTACATGCAGAGGCAGTCCTTGAAAAATTAACAAGCATTGCAGATGATGATAGTAAACAATCTATGGAGCATCTATTAATAGACTTAAGTCCATGGGGACCAAATTCTCTTTTTAAGAAGCAGCTTACATTATTAAAAGCAGCTATTAAAAATGGTCAATATGTAAGTTTTAGCTACTCAACTACACATGGTAAGCTAACCAATCGCTTTGTTGAGCCACATACATTAGTACACAAGGGGCGGGTATGGTATTTATATGGCTATTGCACATTAAGACAAGATTTTCGTCTATTTAAACTTGCAAGAATAAAAAATTTACAGCAGCAACTGATGACCTTTGAACGCAAGGAAGTACATTTATCTGAGCTACCATGGAGTACAGAATGGCATCAGCCAGAAAATACGGTTAATTTGGTCATTTCTTTTGACAGAGCTATCACAACACTTGTCGAGGAATCATTTGGGGCTGAGCATATCGATCATGAGCATGCCATCATCTCAATAGAGATACCAGAGGATGAGTGGCTTTATGGCTTTTTGCTTAGCTTTGGTCATCGTATAAAAATCATTGAGCCACTCTATTTACAAGAGATTATCCAACAGCGCGCACAAGAAATTCTCCATTTATATAAAAATCCAAATAATTGCTGA
- a CDS encoding response regulator has translation MIRAILLDNEPLALHYFQNKLQAFQQIQVIQAFTSVESFLNELPMIEFDVIFLEVKLQELSGLEIADIVKTDRPYISIVFITSYQEFALQAYEIGGLDYLLKPINHTRLAKTVARIEHEFSIQQMLQQNTHTILNVQCFDQFAVYSNNRLVPFKTEKTKELFAYFILHPNIPIHRDYLIEILWPELDYVRAKSNLHTALSYLRKALNTIGYDNCIIFSNKYYIFEKPNILCDLYDFQKFHEEFTKLKSPPISLIHQCLAIYKNGLFVYDDYEWATTYKDKLTKSYIELLEKGFQITVFSDTEKAMDFLNRLLEYDPYNEQKLEHYLYTLIQAGLHKQAYEVFQTYRQKLKEDLALAPSSTLLEISKKLFAQHK, from the coding sequence ATGATTCGAGCCATTTTACTAGATAATGAACCTTTAGCTTTACATTATTTTCAAAATAAACTACAAGCCTTTCAACAAATACAGGTCATTCAAGCCTTTACAAGTGTGGAGTCATTTTTGAATGAACTACCAATGATAGAGTTTGACGTTATATTTTTAGAGGTAAAGCTACAAGAACTTTCTGGACTTGAAATAGCTGATATTGTTAAAACAGATCGCCCCTATATAAGCATTGTATTTATTACTTCCTATCAGGAATTTGCATTACAAGCCTATGAAATTGGAGGTCTTGATTACTTATTAAAACCTATTAATCATACACGTTTAGCAAAAACAGTAGCCCGTATTGAACATGAATTCTCGATTCAGCAAATGCTACAGCAAAATACTCATACTATACTTAATGTACAATGCTTTGATCAATTTGCTGTTTATAGCAATAATCGCTTAGTTCCATTTAAAACAGAAAAAACAAAGGAATTATTTGCTTATTTTATTTTGCATCCTAATATACCAATTCATAGAGATTATTTAATTGAAATTTTATGGCCAGAGTTAGACTATGTACGAGCTAAATCCAATCTTCATACGGCACTCTCATATTTAAGAAAAGCTTTAAATACGATCGGCTATGATAACTGTATTATTTTTTCAAATAAATATTATATTTTTGAAAAACCAAATATTCTATGTGATTTATACGATTTCCAAAAATTTCATGAGGAATTTACAAAATTGAAATCTCCGCCTATTTCATTGATTCATCAATGTCTTGCTATTTATAAAAATGGCTTGTTTGTATATGATGATTATGAGTGGGCTACTACTTATAAAGATAAATTAACAAAATCATACATAGAGTTATTAGAAAAAGGATTTCAAATAACCGTCTTTTCTGACACGGAAAAAGCCATGGATTTTTTAAATAGATTATTAGAGTATGACCCCTATAATGAGCAAAAGCTTGAGCACTATTTATATACATTAATCCAGGCAGGGCTTCATAAGCAGGCATATGAGGTTTTTCAAACATATCGACAAAAATTAAAGGAAGATTTAGCGTTAGCACCAAGCTCTACATTATTAGAAATATCTAAAAAATTATTTGCACAGCATAAATAG
- a CDS encoding response regulator transcription factor, whose protein sequence is MIRVLIADDHHVVRRGLLFFLKTQKDIEVVGEAKNGHEAVALAESIQPDIILMDLVMPEMDGIQATKRIKARFPQIEILMLTSFSDRDHVVPAMEAGAAGYQLKDIEPDELVLAIRRIMRGENTLHPDATTTLEMERQESQNAPHLLNPLTPREQDVLAELTKGKSNREIAASLFVTEKTVKTHISNIFTKLQVQDRTQAALYAVKHGLTEGSGI, encoded by the coding sequence ATGATACGTGTATTAATTGCAGACGATCATCATGTGGTGCGTCGAGGACTATTGTTTTTTTTAAAGACACAAAAGGATATTGAAGTTGTGGGAGAGGCAAAAAATGGGCATGAAGCTGTAGCTTTGGCAGAAAGCATTCAACCAGATATTATTCTAATGGATTTAGTGATGCCTGAAATGGATGGTATTCAGGCTACAAAACGCATTAAAGCAAGATTTCCGCAAATTGAAATTTTAATGCTAACAAGCTTTTCTGATCGAGATCATGTAGTGCCAGCAATGGAGGCTGGGGCAGCAGGCTATCAATTAAAGGATATTGAGCCTGATGAATTAGTCTTAGCGATTCGTCGTATTATGCGTGGCGAAAATACATTACATCCTGACGCCACAACAACGCTTGAAATGGAGCGCCAAGAATCTCAAAATGCCCCACATTTATTAAATCCGCTGACACCACGTGAACAGGACGTATTGGCTGAGCTAACAAAAGGAAAAAGTAATCGTGAAATTGCGGCTTCATTGTTTGTAACAGAAAAAACGGTGAAAACACATATTTCAAATATTTTTACAAAGCTCCAAGTACAAGACCGAACACAAGCAGCATTATATGCTGTTAAGCACGGTCTAACAGAAGGTAGCGGCATTTAA